The genomic window GGAAGGAAATCGTTCGTCTGGCATTCGTCGGTGATGTGCTGCTGGGCAGCACAGTTTCCGGCTTGCTCGAAAATTATGGCTATGATTACCCTTATACGCATGTGAAGGAGCTTCTGCAGAAGCCCGATTTGACCGTTGCCAATCTGGAGACACCCATAACCGACAGAGGCGAGCCGGTCGACAAGACCTATGTATACCGCAGTTCTCCTCAAGCGCTTCCGGCGTTCAAGGAAGCGGGCTTTGATGTGGTCAATCTGGCGAACAATCATATCTTGGATTTTGGCGCAGAGGGCCTTCTGGATACGCTTCAATACTTAAAAGAGGCCGGCATTTACCATGTAGGGGCAGGAAAGAACGGGCAGGAAGCATTCGCGCCAGTGTATGTGGACCAAGACGGTATTCGGGTCGCATTTCTCGGCTTCAGCCATGTTGTGCCGACCGTCGATTGGAAGGCAAGGAACATGTCGGAGCGCGAACCTACCGGTCACCCGGGTGTAGCAGATACTTATGATTACACACGCCCGGTCGAGACCATTGCCAAGGCAAGCGAACAGGCTGATCTGGTGATTGTGCTGGTGCATTGGGGCGTGGAACGCGAGGAGTCGCCGAGGCCGTATCAAGTCGATTTGGCCAGGAGGTATATTGATGCGGGCGCCGATTTGATCGTCGGTTCCCATCCGCATGTCCTGCAAAGCTTTGAGCAGTACAACGGGAAGTGGATTGCTTACAGCTTAGGCAATTTTATCTTTACCACGAATGATAATCCAAGGACGTGGGAATCCTCCATTTTGGAAGCGGCTTGCACGAAAGACGGAGAATGCGAGCTGCACATTACGCCAGTGCTGACTAAGGCGGCGCAGCCGGTTGTCATGGAAGGAGAAGAAGGCAGGGCGCTGCTCTCGCGTCTTGATGCTCTGTCCGACGGTGTTCGCATCGAAACGGATGGACGGCTTGTTGCGGAGAGATAGAGGGTTTACAGCGTGCATCCATTTGAATGACGCAATAAGGAGAGAAGTGGTCCGGCTCTGTCCGAACCAGGCGTGACGATCCGTTAAAGGCGCTTAAAAAGGCCACTTTCTCCATGTATCCCGATGCTGTGAAGTGTTATTCGGGGACATCGGCGTTCAATATTTCATCGCTGTACAGATCGCGGACTTCAAGAATTTTCGGCAGCTGTTCCATGAAGACGTCGACTACTTGCGGATCGAAGTGCTGTCCTCGCTCTTCCTTGAACAGGTTGAGGATGCGATCAAGCTCCCAGGCTTTTTTGTAGACGCGGTCGCTGCCCAGCGCGTCGAACACATCGGCAATTGCCGTGATTCGTCCATAGATATGAATCTCCTCGCCAGCCAATCCTTGGGGATAGCCGCGTCCGTTCCATTTTTCATGATGCTGGTGGGCAACGATTGCTGCAGCCTTGAGAATGTGCCGATTGGAGTTTTTGAGCAGGTTGTATCCGATCATCGTGTGGCTCTGCATAATCTTGAATTCTTCATCGGTCAGTTTGCCGGGCTTCTTCAGCACAGCATCAGGAATGGCAACCTTGCCAATATCATGCATTGGAGAAGCCATCTTCAAGACATCCGCTTCTTCCAGGCTCATCCCGAGTCCGACTGCAATCAGATAGGAGTATTCCGCGACGCGCTTGACGTGATTGCCGGTTTCCTTGGAACGGATTTCTCCAATTTCTCCCATCGTGAAGATGATTTCCTTCTGCGTTTCCTCAATTTCATTGGTCAGCATAGCGGATTCCAGTGATTTGCCTGAGTAGGAAGCGGCCAGTGTCAGATACTCCATGTCCATGGCGGAAAAGACTTGCTGTTCCGTCAGCTTGTTGACGGCTTGGTAGCAGCCTGTAATTTCGCCCTCATTGTTGCGGAACGGAATGACCATGAGCGCTTTCGTCCGGTATCCGGTCAGCTGGTCTGTTGTCAATGCTCCGCTGCTGAGCACATGGCGATACTCATCATTGTTGTAGGCATCGTCTATGAAAATCGGCTTGCCAGTGGCAACGGCAAGTCCGACCAATCCTGCGCCTACCGGTATGCGCAGCTCGCTGACGCCGTGCGCCACCTTGGTCCAGAGCTCCTGCTTCTGCTGATCCAGCAGCCACACCGTACAGCGGTCTGCTACCACCATTTCGCGTCCCAT from Xylanibacillus composti includes these protein-coding regions:
- a CDS encoding CapA family protein, translating into MRKVTSLVFVLAFGAIILIAAAWFMDSYWPIGGSGNDEVASNRTDQNAGTGNAGGDPADDAQSGGKAGSTPEVESPNTDDEIDGGEEGIASGKEIVRLAFVGDVLLGSTVSGLLENYGYDYPYTHVKELLQKPDLTVANLETPITDRGEPVDKTYVYRSSPQALPAFKEAGFDVVNLANNHILDFGAEGLLDTLQYLKEAGIYHVGAGKNGQEAFAPVYVDQDGIRVAFLGFSHVVPTVDWKARNMSEREPTGHPGVADTYDYTRPVETIAKASEQADLVIVLVHWGVEREESPRPYQVDLARRYIDAGADLIVGSHPHVLQSFEQYNGKWIAYSLGNFIFTTNDNPRTWESSILEAACTKDGECELHITPVLTKAAQPVVMEGEEGRALLSRLDALSDGVRIETDGRLVAER
- a CDS encoding HD domain-containing phosphohydrolase; amino-acid sequence: MHEEQAIDTERKKNDLSPEQMLKVIFDYTAKIANERNLDRVLMHMADMGREMVVADRCTVWLLDQQKQELWTKVAHGVSELRIPVGAGLVGLAVATGKPIFIDDAYNNDEYRHVLSSGALTTDQLTGYRTKALMVIPFRNNEGEITGCYQAVNKLTEQQVFSAMDMEYLTLAASYSGKSLESAMLTNEIEETQKEIIFTMGEIGEIRSKETGNHVKRVAEYSYLIAVGLGMSLEEADVLKMASPMHDIGKVAIPDAVLKKPGKLTDEEFKIMQSHTMIGYNLLKNSNRHILKAAAIVAHQHHEKWNGRGYPQGLAGEEIHIYGRITAIADVFDALGSDRVYKKAWELDRILNLFKEERGQHFDPQVVDVFMEQLPKILEVRDLYSDEILNADVPE